Proteins encoded in a region of the Zea mays cultivar B73 chromosome 4, Zm-B73-REFERENCE-NAM-5.0, whole genome shotgun sequence genome:
- the LOC100285577 gene encoding Peroxidase 4 precursor gives MAPAAPASATKCSSGIVISVLLPLALLMAAAGTSSAQLSTGFYSSSCPGVYDAVKSVVQSAVASEQRMGASIVRLFFHDCFVQGCDASLLLDDTPSFQGEKMANPNNGSVRGFEVIDAVKSAVEKVCPGVVSCADILAIAARDSVVILGGPTWDVKVGRRDSTTASFSGANNNIPPPTSGLANLTSLFAAQGLSQKDMVALSGAHTIGQARCTNFRAHVYNDTNIDGSFARTRQSGCPRSSGSSGDNNLAPLDLQTPTVFENNYYKNLVCKKGLLHSDQELFNGGATDALVQSYASGQSEFFSDFVTGMVKMGDITPLTGSGGQIRKNCRRVN, from the exons ATGGCTCCAGCAGCACCTGCATCTGCGACAAAATGCAGCAGCGGCATCGTCATCTCTGTGCTCTTGCCCCTCGCGCTGCTAATGGCGGCCGCCGGCACCTCGTCGGCGCAGCTGTCCACGGGCTTCTACTCTTCCTCGTGTCCCGGCGTGTACGACGCCGTCAAGTCGGTGGTGCAGTCCGCCGTCGCCAGCGAGCAGCGCATGGGCGCCTCCATCGTCCGCCTCTTCTTCCACGACTGCTTCGTCCAG gGCTGCGacgcgtcgctgctgctggacgaCACGCCTAGCTTCCAGGGAGAGAAGATGGCCAACCCTAACAACGGCTCCGTGAGGGGATTCGAGGTCATCGACGCCGTCAAGTCCGCCGTCGAGAAGGTGTGCCCCGGCGTCGTCTCCTGCGCCGACATcctcgccatcgccgccagggacaGCGTCGTCATC CTGGGTGGTCCGACCTGGGACGTGAAGGTCGGGCGGCGGGACTCCACGACGGCGAGCTTCAGCGGCGCCAACAACAACATCCCGCCGCCGACGTCGGGCCTCGCCAACCTCACGTCGCTCTTCGCCGCCCAAGGCCTCTCCCAAAAGGACATGGTCGCGCTCTCCG GAGCTCACACCATCGGCCAAGCACGCTGCACCAACTTCAGAGCCCACGTGTACAACGACACCAACATCGACGGCAGCTTCGCAAGAACAAGGCAGTCAGGCTGCCCTAGATCCTCAGGCTCATCAGGCGACAACAACCTGGCGCCATTGGACCTTCAAACCCCGACCGTCTTCGAGAACAACTACTACAAGAACCTTGTCTGCAAGAAGGGGCTCCTGCACTCCGACCAGGAGCTCTTCAATGGCGGAGCCACCGACGCGCTGGTCCAGTCCTACGCCAGTGGCCAGAGCGAGTTCTTCTCGGACTTTGTGACGGGCATGGTGAAGATGGGTGACATCACTCCGTTAACTGGCTCCGGTGGGCAGATTAGGAAGAACTGCAGAAGGGTCAATTAA